From a single Aquincola tertiaricarbonis genomic region:
- a CDS encoding hemerythrin domain-containing protein codes for MATAKKAAAKKSTRSRATPASKTGTPDAIKLLTADHREVKALFQQYQEMVDHEAEDQEKQEIAEQICLMLTVHAQIEEELFYPAAKEAIKEPDLVNEANVEHASAKDLIAQIQESDPSDEMYDAKVKVLGEYIDHHVKEEESELFPQARKAKVDLAGLGEQLNERKQALMAEMGLGMEEEEEAAAE; via the coding sequence ATGGCCACCGCAAAAAAAGCTGCAGCGAAGAAGTCCACCCGATCGCGCGCCACCCCCGCCAGCAAGACCGGCACCCCTGATGCCATCAAGCTGCTGACCGCCGATCACCGGGAGGTGAAGGCGTTGTTCCAGCAGTACCAGGAGATGGTCGACCACGAGGCGGAAGACCAGGAGAAGCAGGAAATCGCAGAACAAATCTGCCTGATGCTCACCGTGCACGCGCAGATCGAGGAGGAGCTGTTCTACCCGGCCGCGAAGGAGGCGATCAAGGAGCCTGACCTGGTGAACGAAGCCAACGTCGAGCACGCCTCGGCCAAGGACCTCATCGCGCAGATCCAGGAGTCCGATCCCTCCGACGAGATGTACGACGCCAAGGTCAAGGTGCTGGGCGAGTACATCGACCACCATGTGAAGGAAGAGGAGAGCGAGCTCTTCCCGCAGGCCCGCAAGGCCAAGGTGGATCTGGCCGGCCTGGGCGAACAGCTGAACGAGCGCAAGCAGGCGCTGATGGCCGAGATGGGCCTGGGCATGGAAGAAGAGGAAGAGGCCGCGGCGGAGTAA
- a CDS encoding Bug family tripartite tricarboxylate transporter substrate binding protein yields the protein MRVNRRTLGLTALSLATAPWLARAQVGAAGSPLRWIVPFPAGGGTDVVARLLGQSMARTLGQTVVVENKPGAGTLIGGDAIARAPGDGGTIGTVDVSTVALAPSLYAKLPYRPERDFSYIGGTTVFPFVLVARPDLPARQLGELLALARQRPGELKYATPGAGGPNHLGMELLQRTAGIQLLHVPYRGDAPALQDLMGGQVDLYLVNTAASLPYIRSGKLRPIALSMAQRSPVLPEVPTFAEAGVPAFEAYAWQGLAGPAGLPPATVARLNAALNQALGADEVRQKLAEMGVEPSPSTPEAFARHVAQQTARWGEVIRMAGIRLEA from the coding sequence ATGCGAGTGAATCGCAGAACGCTGGGCCTGACGGCCCTGTCGCTGGCCACCGCGCCCTGGCTGGCCCGCGCGCAGGTGGGGGCGGCTGGGTCGCCGCTGCGCTGGATCGTGCCCTTTCCGGCCGGCGGCGGTACCGACGTGGTGGCCCGGCTGCTGGGCCAGTCGATGGCCCGCACGCTGGGCCAGACGGTCGTGGTGGAGAACAAGCCCGGAGCCGGCACCTTGATCGGCGGCGACGCCATCGCCCGTGCACCGGGCGATGGCGGCACCATCGGCACCGTCGATGTATCCACCGTCGCGCTGGCGCCCAGCCTGTATGCCAAGCTGCCGTACCGGCCCGAGCGCGACTTCAGCTACATCGGCGGCACCACGGTGTTCCCTTTCGTGCTGGTGGCGCGGCCCGACCTGCCGGCACGGCAACTGGGTGAGCTGCTGGCGCTGGCCAGGCAGCGCCCGGGTGAATTGAAGTACGCCACGCCCGGGGCCGGCGGTCCCAACCACCTGGGCATGGAGCTGCTGCAGCGCACCGCCGGCATCCAGCTGCTGCACGTGCCCTACCGTGGCGATGCCCCGGCGCTGCAAGACCTGATGGGCGGCCAGGTGGACCTGTACCTGGTGAACACCGCGGCCAGCCTGCCCTACATCCGCAGCGGCAAGCTGCGGCCCATCGCCTTGTCCATGGCCCAGCGCAGCCCGGTGTTGCCGGAGGTGCCTACGTTTGCCGAGGCCGGCGTTCCCGCGTTCGAGGCCTACGCCTGGCAAGGCCTGGCGGGCCCGGCCGGGCTGCCGCCCGCCACCGTGGCGCGGCTCAATGCGGCGCTGAACCAGGCCCTGGGCGCCGACGAGGTGCGCCAGAAGCTGGCCGAGATGGGCGTGGAGCCCTCGCCCAGCACGCCCGAGGCCTTCGCCCGCCACGTGGCGCAGCAGACCGCCCGCTGGGGCGAGGTGATCCGCATGGCCGGCATCCGGCTGGAAGCCTGA
- a CDS encoding radical SAM protein: protein MTALTPTSDALRPQAPFPLPRFAQIEPIGRCNLACSMCTVNHRGDEVATLSMARFTALLDAMPALESLHLQGLGEPMLHPQFFDMVALAARRGIRVSANTNLTLLTMARARRCIDSGLAALSVSLDGATAGTFEAIRHGASFDKVVRNLGRLTDARDAAGSTLEVRGVMVLMRSNLGELPALVELLHAHRVAELLVQRLSSDLEHEALPTRYVPIRDYSRQAELQAKDLPQAAAVFERASQRAQALGLRLHLPALKPVPTEEASAAVPRCHWPWEGLYFTAAGELLPCCMAATADRATFGRVFEDDAASAQVHLDSAWNGATAQRFRQGLSEDRPPSLCQSCALYHGTF, encoded by the coding sequence ATGACCGCCCTCACGCCTACGTCCGACGCCCTGCGCCCCCAGGCACCCTTCCCGCTGCCGCGCTTCGCGCAGATCGAGCCCATCGGCCGCTGCAACCTGGCCTGCAGCATGTGCACCGTCAACCACCGTGGCGACGAGGTGGCCACCTTGTCGATGGCGCGCTTCACCGCGCTGCTGGACGCGATGCCGGCGCTGGAATCGCTGCACCTGCAGGGCCTGGGCGAGCCGATGCTGCATCCGCAGTTCTTCGACATGGTGGCCCTGGCGGCACGGCGCGGCATCCGCGTCTCGGCCAACACCAACCTCACGCTGCTGACGATGGCGCGCGCACGGCGCTGCATCGACAGTGGCCTGGCCGCGCTGTCGGTCTCGCTGGACGGGGCCACCGCCGGCACCTTCGAGGCCATCCGACATGGGGCTTCGTTCGACAAGGTGGTGCGCAACCTGGGCAGACTGACCGATGCGCGCGACGCCGCCGGCAGTACGCTGGAAGTGCGCGGCGTGATGGTGCTGATGCGCAGCAACCTGGGCGAACTGCCCGCGCTGGTGGAGCTGTTGCATGCGCACCGGGTGGCGGAGCTGCTGGTGCAGCGGCTCTCCAGTGACCTGGAGCATGAGGCGCTGCCGACGCGCTATGTGCCCATCCGCGACTACAGCCGCCAGGCCGAGCTGCAGGCCAAAGACCTGCCGCAGGCGGCTGCCGTCTTCGAGCGCGCCTCGCAGCGTGCGCAGGCACTGGGCCTGCGGCTGCACCTGCCGGCTTTGAAGCCCGTGCCCACCGAGGAAGCCAGCGCCGCAGTGCCGCGCTGCCACTGGCCCTGGGAGGGCCTGTACTTCACTGCCGCCGGCGAGTTGCTGCCCTGCTGCATGGCTGCCACGGCCGACCGGGCCACCTTCGGGCGGGTGTTCGAGGACGACGCGGCCTCTGCCCAGGTGCATCTGGACAGCGCCTGGAACGGCGCCACGGCGCAGCGCTTTCGCCAGGGGCTGAGCGAGGACCGGCCGCCTTCGCTGTGCCAGTCCTGCGCGCTCTACCACGGCACCTTCTAG
- a CDS encoding acyl-CoA dehydrogenase family protein — MDAESLDLLLGTADRWFAAHGSLASRLARFRQGHREEDGAWAAMADLGWLALTLPETQEGFGASMAQALGLLRAAGRDARPEPLGLHLLLAPWWARQRPQHAGALASAQMRLALADLPVRAGLRLAQGHVQGRADLVMGGLYASHVLLPMPDAEGTLLCVDLSGPGVQALPVRLLDGRHGVRLVFEAAPAEEVGVGAAPLVRDLAAAALVADAVGVLEAGFELTLAYLKQRQQFGRPLSDQQALQHRMAEVFCDLQQLIALAGRLAAELDAQPDALPATLPAAKSFVGRRALRAMGQLIQVSGGIGMTEEYRLGHLYKRLQISATLFGDAEHQLQRIDVRRTLLAA; from the coding sequence ATGGACGCCGAATCGCTCGACCTGTTGCTGGGCACCGCCGACCGCTGGTTCGCCGCCCATGGTTCGCTGGCTTCGCGCCTGGCCCGCTTTCGTCAGGGCCACCGGGAGGAGGACGGCGCCTGGGCCGCGATGGCCGACCTGGGCTGGCTGGCCCTGACGCTGCCCGAGACGCAAGAAGGCTTCGGCGCCAGCATGGCCCAGGCTTTGGGCCTGCTGCGCGCCGCCGGCCGCGATGCCCGGCCCGAGCCGCTGGGCCTGCACCTGCTGCTGGCGCCTTGGTGGGCGCGCCAGCGCCCGCAGCACGCCGGCGCGCTGGCCAGCGCGCAGATGCGGCTGGCGCTGGCCGACCTGCCGGTGCGTGCCGGCCTGCGGCTGGCGCAAGGCCATGTGCAGGGCCGTGCCGACCTCGTGATGGGCGGCCTGTACGCCAGCCATGTGCTTTTGCCGATGCCCGATGCCGAGGGCACGCTGCTGTGCGTGGATCTGTCAGGCCCCGGCGTGCAGGCGCTGCCGGTGCGGCTGCTCGACGGCCGGCACGGCGTGCGGCTGGTGTTCGAGGCCGCGCCGGCGGAAGAAGTCGGCGTGGGCGCGGCACCGTTGGTGCGCGACCTGGCCGCCGCCGCCCTGGTGGCCGATGCGGTCGGCGTGCTGGAAGCCGGCTTCGAGCTCACGCTGGCCTACCTCAAGCAGCGCCAGCAGTTCGGCCGGCCGCTGTCCGACCAGCAGGCTTTGCAGCACCGCATGGCCGAGGTGTTCTGCGACCTGCAGCAGCTGATCGCGCTGGCCGGCCGCCTGGCGGCCGAGCTCGACGCGCAGCCCGATGCCCTGCCGGCCACGCTGCCGGCCGCCAAGAGCTTCGTCGGCCGCCGGGCGCTGCGCGCCATGGGTCAGCTCATCCAGGTCTCGGGCGGCATCGGCATGACCGAGGAATACCGCCTCGGCCATCTCTACAAGCGGCTGCAGATCAGTGCCACGCTGTTCGGCGACGCCGAGCACCAGCTGCAGCGCATCGACGTGCGGCGCACCCTGCTGGCCGCCTGA
- a CDS encoding helix-turn-helix transcriptional regulator — protein sequence MPTLSELERPAMEPASRPPASLGDCIEALYDAVGDDARFREALASFCDHFDASAAIFMMPPDAQGIQTLATRGVSPASLTEYHNHFFAHDSWRLAAQAQGLLQPGYVARGCDIVDPEALRVSYFGREFLAHAQIKDILTGVTAPLEPQGTDCAIVSFHRASAQPGWFDRRLVGRLREVLPDLGRALRLHRRIAPQVAMADTLEGMFEDLDVPMLFVNERGHLMRGNRQAQAACRTGHPLQLTLGGTLMAHTAAGWQPLARLMAALSQAPTVRHMLLDQDQTPVVLTLRQVHGPTPALLAGQVDDTVHAVATLRSSSADVLEALASHYGLTPAELRTARHVLDGLPAESIADLLGVKLSTVRTHIGHLLAKTGARRQTELVARLRGGGLRA from the coding sequence TTGCCCACCCTCTCGGAGCTGGAACGTCCGGCCATGGAGCCGGCCAGCCGCCCGCCCGCCAGCCTGGGCGACTGCATCGAGGCCTTGTACGACGCGGTGGGCGACGATGCCCGCTTCCGCGAGGCATTGGCCAGCTTCTGCGATCACTTCGATGCCTCGGCCGCCATCTTCATGATGCCGCCGGACGCACAGGGCATCCAGACGCTGGCCACGCGCGGCGTGTCACCCGCTTCGCTGACTGAGTACCACAACCACTTCTTCGCCCACGACAGCTGGCGCCTGGCGGCGCAGGCGCAAGGCCTGCTGCAGCCCGGCTACGTGGCACGCGGCTGCGACATCGTCGATCCGGAGGCGCTGCGCGTGTCTTACTTCGGGCGCGAGTTCCTGGCGCATGCGCAGATCAAGGACATCCTCACCGGCGTCACCGCACCGCTGGAGCCGCAGGGTACCGACTGCGCCATCGTCAGCTTCCACCGCGCGTCGGCGCAGCCCGGCTGGTTCGATCGGCGGCTGGTGGGCCGCCTGCGAGAGGTGCTGCCCGACCTGGGTCGCGCGCTGCGCCTGCATCGGCGCATTGCGCCGCAGGTGGCGATGGCCGATACGCTGGAAGGCATGTTCGAGGATCTGGACGTGCCCATGCTGTTCGTCAACGAGCGTGGGCACCTGATGCGTGGCAACCGCCAGGCGCAGGCCGCATGCCGGACCGGCCACCCGCTGCAGCTGACCTTGGGGGGCACGCTGATGGCCCACACTGCCGCCGGCTGGCAGCCCTTGGCGCGCCTGATGGCCGCTCTGTCGCAGGCACCCACCGTGCGTCACATGCTGCTGGACCAGGACCAGACGCCGGTGGTGCTGACGCTGCGCCAGGTGCACGGGCCCACGCCCGCGTTGCTGGCAGGGCAGGTTGACGATACGGTGCACGCCGTAGCCACGCTGCGCAGCTCGTCCGCCGATGTGCTGGAGGCGCTGGCCTCTCATTACGGCCTGACCCCGGCGGAGCTGCGCACCGCCCGCCATGTGCTGGACGGCCTGCCGGCCGAAAGCATCGCCGATCTGCTGGGCGTCAAGCTGTCCACGGTGCGCACCCACATCGGCCACCTGCTGGCCAAGACCGGTGCCCGCCGTCAGACCGAGCTGGTGGCCCGGCTGCGCGGCGGCGGCCTCAGAGCGTGA
- a CDS encoding enoyl-CoA hydratase/isomerase family protein, translating into MTTENPLIVAIEDGVARVTINRPQAMNSVGGALHTALSRVFIDLGERRDLRAIVLTGAGRAFCAGGDIEWMREAVRDPDQFEVVTWEAKRIVYSMLDCEIPIIGRINGDAVGLGATLALLCDITVMDEQARIGDPHVRVGLNAADGGGFLWPAIIGFGKARELLLTGDLLTATEAGQLGAVGHVVPASELDTKVESIVTKLRHGAAKAIRWTKAGYTIPLRQLAHGHMDAGTAYECLTNLTRDHAEGVEAFAEKRKPQFTGR; encoded by the coding sequence ATGACTACAGAGAACCCCCTGATCGTCGCCATCGAGGACGGCGTCGCCCGCGTCACCATCAACCGGCCGCAGGCCATGAACAGCGTCGGTGGCGCCTTGCACACCGCCTTGTCGCGCGTGTTCATCGACCTGGGCGAACGCCGCGACCTGCGCGCCATCGTGCTCACCGGGGCGGGCCGCGCCTTCTGCGCTGGCGGCGACATTGAATGGATGCGAGAAGCGGTCCGGGATCCCGACCAGTTCGAGGTCGTCACCTGGGAAGCCAAGCGCATCGTCTATTCGATGTTGGATTGCGAGATCCCCATCATCGGCCGCATCAACGGCGACGCAGTGGGTCTGGGCGCCACGCTGGCCTTGTTGTGCGACATCACCGTGATGGACGAACAGGCGCGCATCGGCGACCCGCATGTGCGCGTGGGCCTCAACGCCGCGGACGGCGGTGGCTTCCTGTGGCCGGCCATCATCGGGTTCGGCAAGGCGCGGGAGCTGCTGCTCACCGGCGATCTGCTCACCGCCACCGAGGCCGGGCAGTTGGGCGCAGTCGGGCATGTGGTGCCCGCCAGTGAGCTGGATACCAAGGTGGAGTCCATCGTCACCAAGCTGCGGCACGGCGCGGCCAAGGCCATCCGCTGGACGAAGGCTGGCTACACCATCCCGCTGAGACAGCTGGCACACGGCCATATGGATGCCGGCACTGCCTATGAGTGCCTGACCAATCTCACACGCGACCACGCCGAGGGCGTGGAGGCGTTCGCCGAGAAGCGCAAGCCGCAGTTCACCGGGCGCTGA
- a CDS encoding esterase-like activity of phytase family protein produces MKYLALTLISLAAAPALAANTLVGFAELAADTFAPGPTSGQFQSPANGVVPPYIDKQSVQGFSAVLQGPVAGSFYVMPDNGFGNKANSVDYLLRMYAVAPDFRTATGGSGVVRAADYTSGAVRSSFDSSSYITLRDPDHKLGFSLVASGSNYPYSGSGAGSAAIPVDSSIRNGRLLTGGDLDIESVRRDKNGNLWFGEEFGPFLIKTDATGKVLKQEVSLPNSLGIGSNPLVQSPQNPYLGPNGNNLRGSNGFEGMAINPAGDKLYTLLEGPIIQDPNQKRLIINEFSIDSESYTGKTFGYRLDPAGTNIGDMTAINDHEFLVIERNGIQGTSPNAADMFKRIYKIDLNKVDADGFAEKTLVVDLLNIADPNDLNRDGKTTFDFPFVTIEDVLILDANTLLVINDNNYPGNGGRTLLGPDSTEFIKIHLDTALNVAAVPEPETYALMLAGLAGVGLAARRRRPHAQR; encoded by the coding sequence ATGAAGTACCTTGCGCTGACGCTGATCAGCCTGGCCGCCGCCCCGGCGCTGGCCGCCAACACCCTGGTCGGCTTTGCCGAACTGGCGGCGGACACCTTTGCCCCCGGCCCCACCTCGGGTCAGTTCCAGAGCCCCGCCAACGGCGTGGTGCCGCCTTACATCGACAAGCAGTCGGTGCAAGGCTTCTCTGCCGTGCTGCAAGGTCCGGTGGCCGGCAGCTTCTACGTGATGCCGGACAACGGCTTCGGCAACAAGGCCAACTCGGTGGACTACCTGCTGCGCATGTACGCGGTGGCGCCCGACTTCCGCACCGCCACCGGTGGCAGCGGCGTAGTGCGCGCAGCCGACTACACCAGCGGCGCGGTGCGCAGCAGCTTCGACAGCAGCAGCTACATCACGCTGCGTGATCCGGACCACAAGCTGGGCTTCTCGCTGGTGGCCTCGGGCAGCAACTATCCGTATTCGGGCAGCGGTGCGGGCAGCGCCGCCATCCCCGTGGACAGCAGCATCCGCAATGGCCGCCTGCTGACCGGCGGCGACCTGGACATCGAATCGGTGCGCCGCGACAAGAACGGCAACCTGTGGTTCGGCGAGGAGTTCGGTCCCTTCCTCATCAAGACCGACGCCACCGGCAAGGTGCTGAAGCAGGAAGTGTCGCTGCCCAACTCGCTGGGCATCGGCAGCAACCCGCTGGTGCAGTCGCCGCAGAATCCTTACCTGGGCCCCAACGGCAACAACCTGCGCGGCTCCAACGGCTTCGAAGGCATGGCCATCAACCCGGCTGGCGACAAGCTGTACACGTTGCTGGAAGGCCCGATCATCCAGGACCCGAACCAGAAGCGGCTGATCATCAACGAGTTCAGCATCGACAGCGAAAGCTACACCGGCAAGACCTTCGGCTACCGGCTGGACCCGGCGGGCACCAACATCGGCGACATGACAGCGATCAACGACCATGAGTTCCTGGTCATCGAGCGCAACGGCATCCAGGGCACCAGTCCGAACGCGGCCGACATGTTCAAGCGCATCTACAAGATCGACCTGAACAAGGTGGACGCCGACGGCTTTGCCGAGAAGACGCTGGTGGTGGACCTGCTGAACATCGCCGACCCCAACGACCTGAACCGTGACGGCAAGACCACCTTCGACTTTCCGTTCGTGACCATCGAGGACGTGCTGATCCTGGACGCGAACACGCTGCTGGTGATCAACGACAACAACTACCCCGGCAATGGCGGCCGCACGCTGCTGGGCCCGGACAGCACCGAGTTCATCAAGATCCACCTCGACACGGCGCTGAACGTGGCCGCGGTGCCCGAGCCCGAGACCTATGCGCTGATGCTTGCCGGCCTGGCCGGTGTGGGCCTGGCGGCGCGTCGCCGCCGGCCACACGCACAGCGCTGA
- a CDS encoding SDR family NAD(P)-dependent oxidoreductase, producing the protein MASYPELQGRVALITGGASGLGLAAARSLAGQGMRVAVADLDAGAAERAAMALGPSGGHLAFSGDVASQGDVHGWVAALLARHGRIDVLINSAGIPDSFLPTVEQDVADFRRLVDVHLTGTYLVTQAVAPTMLQQGRGSVINLSSVAGVLGLARRNAYSAAKAGIGMMTRTMGCEWAARGVRVNAIAPGYMLTPFAQRLIDEGKLDAARLRRRTPAGRLGTAQHVAEAMTFLASDAAAFITGVTLPVDGGYMAWGAASDAYEGPLD; encoded by the coding sequence ATGGCCTCTTATCCCGAACTGCAGGGCCGCGTCGCCCTGATCACCGGCGGCGCCAGCGGCCTCGGTCTGGCGGCCGCCCGTTCCTTGGCCGGGCAGGGCATGCGGGTGGCGGTGGCCGACCTCGATGCCGGCGCCGCTGAACGGGCCGCGATGGCGTTGGGCCCGTCGGGTGGTCACCTCGCCTTCAGCGGCGACGTCGCCTCCCAAGGCGATGTGCACGGCTGGGTGGCCGCGCTGCTGGCGCGCCATGGCCGCATCGACGTGCTGATCAACAGCGCCGGCATTCCCGACAGTTTTCTGCCCACGGTCGAGCAGGACGTGGCCGACTTCCGCCGGCTGGTGGACGTGCACCTCACCGGCACCTATCTCGTCACGCAGGCGGTGGCGCCCACCATGCTGCAGCAGGGCCGCGGCTCGGTCATCAACCTCAGCTCGGTGGCCGGCGTGCTGGGCCTGGCGCGCCGCAATGCCTACAGCGCGGCCAAGGCCGGCATCGGCATGATGACCCGCACCATGGGGTGCGAATGGGCTGCGCGCGGCGTGCGGGTCAATGCCATCGCGCCGGGTTACATGCTCACGCCCTTCGCCCAGCGGCTGATCGACGAAGGCAAGCTTGACGCAGCCAGGCTGCGCCGCCGCACGCCCGCCGGGCGGCTGGGCACCGCCCAGCATGTGGCCGAGGCCATGACCTTCCTGGCGTCCGACGCCGCCGCTTTCATCACCGGCGTCACCCTGCCGGTAGACGGTGGCTACATGGCCTGGGGCGCCGCCAGCGACGCCTACGAAGGCCCGCTCGACTGA
- a CDS encoding ATP-binding protein, whose amino-acid sequence MKTGLAFGALALVVFTAVGAVSGSRVRDEITHHSGATLQHMASRLAEAIDAGMFERFREIRNLAALQSLIGSRVDPQDWRTLAEQLQTTLPYYSWIGVTDTEGRVVAATGGILQGRDVSARPWFSQGLRGTYVGDVHDAVLLASLLPRTSEQEPLRLVDFAAPVQLNGRTSGVLGAHLDMRWAESLRRAALSTTDVNGQVDVLVLSRSGAVLLGPAAPRLPEAQGESLARLAQTAPVMRSWSDGAHYLTAAVATRGQSDFPGLGWVVVVRQSAETALQPAVALQTRVWFYGLAGALLFGVAGWWLAGWLTSPLRAVALQARRLVPVRTSGEVDAPEHKPLRLYRLNEVAELASSLSTLVQQLREREQALLELTAGLEARVQERTASLDQANADLRSFGRSVSHDIRGPIASMAQMLSRVLGSERHPLAEDTRQALTVLRHECDRMIQLLDELMLLSKVEDQPLQRVQVCMQTLVDAVLADLNDGRTQVNIQGPLPVVTGDPVLLRQVWQNLLSNAFKFSAHSHPPQVTIVGKRNEAELVFSVSDNGAGFDMTDAGDLFSAFRRLPGASAYQGSGVGLSIVQRILHRHDGRIEFHSRPGEGATFTFTLPAA is encoded by the coding sequence GTGAAGACGGGCCTGGCTTTTGGGGCGCTGGCGCTGGTGGTCTTCACCGCGGTGGGGGCCGTGTCCGGCAGCCGGGTGCGTGATGAGATCACGCACCACTCGGGCGCCACGCTGCAGCACATGGCCAGCCGGCTGGCCGAGGCGATCGATGCAGGCATGTTCGAGCGATTCCGCGAAATCCGGAACCTCGCTGCCCTGCAATCCTTGATCGGCTCGCGCGTGGATCCGCAGGACTGGCGCACACTGGCTGAGCAACTGCAGACGACACTGCCCTACTACTCCTGGATCGGCGTCACCGACACCGAAGGGCGGGTCGTCGCCGCGACCGGCGGCATCCTCCAGGGACGCGACGTCTCGGCACGGCCCTGGTTCAGCCAGGGCCTGCGGGGCACCTACGTTGGCGACGTGCACGATGCGGTGCTGCTGGCCAGCCTGCTGCCGCGCACGTCCGAGCAGGAACCTCTGCGGTTGGTCGATTTCGCGGCGCCCGTGCAGTTGAACGGCCGCACCAGCGGCGTGCTGGGCGCCCACCTCGACATGCGCTGGGCCGAGTCCCTGCGCCGCGCGGCGCTTTCGACCACCGACGTGAACGGCCAGGTGGATGTGCTGGTGCTCAGCCGCAGCGGCGCCGTGCTGCTGGGCCCCGCAGCGCCCAGACTGCCTGAAGCGCAGGGCGAGTCACTGGCACGCCTGGCACAGACCGCACCCGTGATGCGCAGCTGGAGCGATGGCGCGCATTACCTCACAGCGGCGGTGGCCACTCGGGGCCAGAGCGACTTTCCCGGACTGGGTTGGGTGGTGGTGGTACGTCAGTCTGCGGAAACCGCGCTGCAGCCGGCGGTCGCGCTGCAGACACGCGTCTGGTTCTACGGCTTGGCGGGCGCGCTGCTGTTCGGCGTGGCGGGTTGGTGGCTGGCCGGCTGGCTCACGTCGCCACTGCGCGCAGTTGCGTTGCAAGCTCGTCGCCTGGTGCCTGTCCGTACATCTGGTGAGGTCGACGCCCCCGAGCACAAACCGCTGCGCCTGTACCGTCTCAATGAAGTGGCAGAACTGGCGTCGTCCTTGTCGACGCTGGTTCAGCAACTACGCGAACGCGAGCAGGCGCTGCTGGAACTGACGGCCGGGCTGGAGGCACGCGTGCAGGAGCGCACTGCCTCGCTCGACCAGGCCAACGCCGACCTGCGCAGCTTCGGTCGCAGCGTATCGCACGACATACGCGGACCCATTGCATCGATGGCGCAGATGCTCAGTCGGGTGCTGGGCAGCGAGCGCCACCCACTGGCCGAAGACACTCGGCAGGCATTGACGGTGCTTCGCCACGAGTGCGACCGCATGATCCAACTGCTGGATGAGCTGATGTTGCTGTCGAAGGTGGAAGACCAGCCGCTGCAGCGCGTACAGGTGTGCATGCAGACCCTGGTAGATGCCGTGCTGGCTGATCTGAACGACGGCCGCACGCAAGTCAACATCCAGGGCCCGTTGCCGGTCGTGACCGGCGACCCCGTTCTGCTGCGACAGGTCTGGCAAAACCTGCTATCCAACGCGTTCAAGTTCAGCGCACACAGCCATCCGCCGCAGGTCACGATCGTCGGCAAGCGCAATGAAGCCGAACTGGTGTTTTCCGTGTCCGATAACGGCGCGGGCTTTGACATGACGGACGCCGGCGACTTGTTCAGCGCATTTCGCCGTTTGCCAGGCGCGAGTGCTTATCAGGGCAGCGGCGTCGGCCTGTCGATCGTGCAGCGCATCCTGCACCGACACGACGGTCGCATTGAATTCCATTCCCGCCCCGGCGAAGGCGCAACCTTCACCTTCACGTTACCCGCCGCGTGA
- a CDS encoding NIPSNAP family protein, which translates to MIYEERNYSFRPADFQRFLKLFEAEGLPLMQEHLGGLVGYFTAETGELNTAMHLWAYADLTDRERRRAAMWADPRWIAYADQVLPWIVRMHTRLLRPTRFSPLR; encoded by the coding sequence GTGATCTACGAAGAACGCAACTACAGCTTCCGCCCGGCGGACTTCCAGCGCTTCTTGAAGCTGTTCGAAGCGGAAGGCCTGCCGCTGATGCAGGAACACCTGGGCGGCCTGGTGGGCTACTTCACCGCCGAGACCGGCGAACTCAACACCGCCATGCACCTGTGGGCCTATGCCGACCTGACGGACCGTGAGCGCCGTCGCGCGGCCATGTGGGCCGACCCGCGCTGGATCGCTTACGCCGACCAGGTGCTGCCCTGGATCGTCCGCATGCACACCCGGCTGCTGCGCCCCACCCGTTTCTCCCCCCTGAGGTAA